One segment of Synechococcus sp. A15-24 DNA contains the following:
- the acpP gene encoding acyl carrier protein, with protein MSQEAILEKVRSIVAEQLSVDAGEVKPESNFQNDLGADSLDTVELVMALEEAFDIEIPDEAAEGITTVGDAVKYIEDKQA; from the coding sequence ATGTCACAGGAAGCGATCCTCGAGAAAGTCCGTTCCATCGTCGCGGAGCAACTCAGCGTCGATGCCGGTGAGGTGAAACCCGAATCCAACTTCCAGAACGACCTGGGCGCTGATTCCCTAGACACGGTGGAACTGGTGATGGCCCTTGAAGAGGCCTTCGACATCGAAATCCCTGACGAAGCCGCCGAGGGCATCACCACCGTGGGAGACGCCGTCAAATACATCGAAGACAAGCAGGCCTGA
- the psaC gene encoding photosystem I iron-sulfur center protein PsaC — MSHAVKIYDTCIGCTQCVRACPLDVLEMVPWDGCKAGQIASSPRTEDCVGCKRCETACPTDFLSIRVYLGDETTRSMGLAY, encoded by the coding sequence ATGTCCCACGCCGTCAAGATCTACGACACCTGCATCGGCTGCACCCAGTGTGTGCGCGCCTGCCCCCTCGATGTGCTCGAGATGGTGCCCTGGGATGGCTGTAAGGCCGGACAGATTGCTTCCTCTCCCCGTACCGAAGACTGCGTCGGCTGTAAGCGTTGCGAAACCGCCTGCCCCACCGACTTCCTCAGCATCCGGGTCTACCTGGGTGATGAAACCACCCGTTCCATGGGCTTGGCTTACTGA
- the glmS gene encoding glutamine--fructose-6-phosphate transaminase (isomerizing), with translation MCGIVALVGSQPAAPQLLEGLRQLEYRGYDSSGVATVNREGRLTCLRAKGKLVNLSQRVEAIGAPGQCGIGHTRWATHGKPEEHNAHPHCSADGGVAVVQNGIIENHRQLRDGLEAGGVVFQSETDTEVIPHLVSAELHRSLQNGEQPSGSTLLQAVQAVLPQLQGAYALAVIWEQTPGALVVARRAAPLLIGLGEGEFLCASDTPALAGFTRTILPMEDDEVALLSPLGVELYDGDGVRQQRMPTLLTGMNHMADKREFRHFMLKEIHEQPETAALWVSRHLPAGLPASMPVALPFDEAFYAGIERIEILACGTSRHAALVGAHLLEQFAGLPTAVHYASEFRYAPPPLAPNTLTIGVTQSGETADTLAALAMEAQRRTTHPDPAYAPRQLGVTNRPESSLSRQVPHVLDIGAGIEVGVAATKTFIGQLLAFYGLAMAFAARRGSRSAAEIQTLVDELRMLPQQLQELVSLHDQRSEALAHRFAETQDVIFLGRGINYPIALEGALKLKEISYIHAEGYPAGEMKHGPIALLDAHVPVVSIAVPGTVFEKVLSNAQEAKARDARLIGVAPEGPDTALFDDLLPVPEVSEWISPLLTVVPMQLLSYHIAAHRGLDVDQPRNLAKSVTVE, from the coding sequence ATGTGCGGAATCGTTGCCCTGGTGGGGTCCCAGCCTGCAGCGCCACAGTTGCTTGAGGGTCTGCGGCAACTGGAGTACCGCGGATACGACTCTTCTGGCGTGGCGACGGTCAACCGTGAGGGACGACTCACCTGTCTGCGGGCCAAAGGCAAGCTCGTCAACCTCAGTCAGCGTGTGGAGGCCATCGGGGCCCCCGGGCAGTGCGGCATCGGCCACACCCGTTGGGCCACTCACGGCAAACCGGAGGAGCACAACGCTCACCCCCACTGCAGTGCCGATGGAGGGGTCGCTGTGGTGCAGAACGGCATCATCGAAAACCACCGGCAGCTCCGGGATGGCCTTGAAGCTGGCGGCGTGGTGTTCCAGTCGGAAACGGACACCGAGGTCATCCCTCATCTGGTGTCCGCTGAACTTCACCGAAGCCTCCAGAACGGCGAACAGCCCAGCGGTTCCACCTTGCTTCAGGCGGTGCAGGCCGTGCTGCCCCAACTGCAGGGGGCCTACGCCCTGGCGGTGATCTGGGAGCAGACTCCTGGCGCTCTGGTGGTGGCCCGCCGGGCTGCCCCCTTGTTAATCGGCCTGGGTGAGGGCGAGTTCCTCTGTGCCAGCGACACCCCGGCTCTGGCCGGATTCACCCGCACGATCCTGCCGATGGAGGACGACGAAGTGGCCCTGTTGTCGCCGCTGGGGGTGGAGCTCTACGACGGCGACGGCGTGCGTCAGCAGCGGATGCCGACCCTGCTGACAGGAATGAACCACATGGCGGACAAGCGGGAGTTCCGCCATTTCATGCTCAAGGAAATCCATGAGCAGCCAGAGACGGCGGCACTGTGGGTGTCTCGCCATCTGCCAGCGGGGCTGCCGGCATCGATGCCCGTGGCCTTGCCGTTTGATGAGGCCTTTTATGCCGGCATCGAACGAATCGAGATCCTGGCCTGCGGCACCAGTCGCCATGCGGCTCTGGTGGGTGCCCATTTGCTGGAGCAATTCGCAGGATTGCCCACGGCCGTTCACTACGCCAGTGAATTTCGATACGCCCCGCCGCCGCTGGCCCCTAATACCCTCACGATTGGTGTCACCCAATCTGGCGAAACAGCCGACACCCTTGCGGCCTTGGCGATGGAGGCCCAGCGCCGCACCACCCACCCTGACCCGGCCTATGCACCGCGCCAGCTGGGGGTGACCAACCGTCCAGAGAGTTCGCTCTCCCGTCAGGTTCCCCATGTCTTGGACATCGGTGCCGGCATTGAAGTGGGCGTGGCGGCCACCAAAACGTTCATAGGACAGCTGTTGGCCTTCTATGGCCTGGCGATGGCCTTCGCAGCACGCCGCGGCAGTCGTTCAGCCGCTGAAATCCAGACGCTGGTGGATGAATTGCGCATGCTTCCCCAGCAGCTACAGGAGTTGGTGTCGCTCCATGATCAGCGCTCAGAAGCCTTGGCCCATCGCTTTGCCGAAACCCAGGACGTGATCTTCCTGGGTCGGGGCATCAACTACCCCATCGCGCTGGAGGGTGCTCTCAAGCTCAAAGAGATCAGCTACATCCATGCCGAGGGCTATCCGGCTGGTGAGATGAAGCACGGTCCTATTGCCCTGTTGGATGCCCATGTTCCGGTCGTGTCCATCGCGGTGCCGGGAACAGTGTTCGAGAAAGTGCTCAGCAACGCCCAGGAGGCCAAGGCCCGCGATGCTCGCTTGATTGGTGTGGCCCCAGAGGGACCTGACACGGCGCTGTTTGATGACTTGCTGCCGGTGCCGGAGGTGAGCGAGTGGATCAGCCCGTTGCTGACGGTGGTGCCCATGCAGCTGTTGAGTTACCACATCGCAGCCCATCGGGGCCTGGATGTGGACCAACCCCGCAATCTGGCTAAGAGTGTGACTGTGGAGTGA
- the corA gene encoding magnesium/cobalt transporter CorA: protein MARQVRRSSNAVKTRRLSERPGDLPGPLFVHGGLAPTGLSALCLEAEGVSTHLALTLEQLQDLLQRGEPLWVRIKGLGSPDLLADVISMLRVPDALQPVLVETPQRTLVDAVGDVLQVVIHRLSMGASGRVISEQVGVVLMPNLVLTVEEVPRRMAFPEFTEWLVKLPDSPDRSLLDDIFFFLLDEVLDEVLPLLEDLAEELDQLEEASLRRPTPRLLRQAYDIRSDLRRVRTVVWPLRSQLIVLVRQGKRLLDREAVRGFREVSTHVDGVFETAEVLRHQCDGVTASYMASISNRMNQVMKVLTVISSIFVPLTFIAGVYGMNFDPEVSPWNMPELEWPYGYVLCMVVMGLISLTQVIWFRRQGWFQDWTGMR from the coding sequence ATGGCCCGACAGGTCCGTCGCAGCAGCAATGCGGTCAAGACGCGCCGGTTGAGTGAACGACCGGGCGATCTGCCTGGGCCGTTGTTCGTTCATGGCGGCCTCGCACCGACGGGCCTTTCTGCGCTGTGTTTAGAGGCAGAGGGTGTGAGCACCCACTTGGCGTTGACCCTCGAGCAATTGCAGGATCTGCTCCAGCGGGGTGAGCCGCTCTGGGTCCGGATCAAGGGACTGGGAAGCCCTGATCTGCTGGCCGATGTGATCTCAATGCTGCGGGTCCCTGATGCTCTCCAGCCGGTGTTGGTGGAAACGCCTCAGCGCACGCTGGTGGATGCCGTTGGAGACGTGCTTCAGGTGGTGATCCATCGCCTCAGCATGGGGGCCAGCGGTCGGGTGATCAGCGAGCAGGTGGGTGTGGTTCTGATGCCGAATCTGGTGCTCACCGTTGAGGAAGTGCCGCGCCGGATGGCCTTTCCTGAATTCACCGAGTGGTTGGTGAAGCTGCCGGATTCGCCGGATCGTTCCCTGCTGGACGACATTTTTTTCTTCCTCCTGGATGAGGTGCTGGATGAGGTGCTGCCGCTGTTGGAGGATCTCGCCGAGGAACTGGATCAGCTCGAAGAGGCATCGCTGCGACGCCCCACGCCGCGGCTGCTGCGACAGGCCTACGACATCCGCTCCGACCTGCGCCGGGTTCGAACCGTGGTGTGGCCCCTGCGCAGCCAGCTGATTGTGTTGGTCCGGCAGGGCAAACGACTGCTGGATCGAGAAGCCGTTCGCGGTTTCCGGGAGGTGAGCACCCACGTGGATGGGGTGTTCGAAACCGCTGAAGTGCTGCGGCACCAGTGCGATGGCGTGACCGCCAGCTACATGGCCAGCATCAGCAACCGTATGAATCAGGTGATGAAGGTGCTCACGGTGATCTCAAGCATTTTTGTGCCGTTGACGTTCATCGCTGGTGTGTACGGCATGAATTTCGATCCGGAGGTGTCCCCCTGGAACATGCCGGAGCTGGAGTGGCCCTATGGCTATGTCCTTTGCATGGTGGTTATGGGTCTGATCTCTCTGACCCAGGTGATTTGGTTTCGCCGTCAGGGCTGGTTTCAGGACTGGACGGGCATGCGCTGA
- a CDS encoding mannose-1-phosphate guanylyltransferase/mannose-6-phosphate isomerase produces MASTPLIPVILCGGTGTRLWPLSRASYPKQYWPLSGHGDTTLMQQTQQRLEGLDGLEAPLLICNEDHRFIVAEQMRQIGVEPNAILLEPMGRNTAPAVTVAALQATAEGKDPLLLVLAADHLIRDAKQFRQAVDAGRSAAEAGRLVTFGIVPTAPETGYGYIEAAEPFSGESMGEVPIARFVEKPDRATAEQFLATGRFTWNSGMFLFRASAMLGELERLAPEVVSCCRAALEQDVADLDFLRLEREAFAKCPNVAIDVAVMEKTELGSVLPLDAGWSDVGSWSALWETADRDGDGNVLQGRVINKGSRNCYLRSEHRLVVGLGVENLVVVETDDAVLIADRSKAQEIKSVVKQLEADGSPEGKAHRKIYRPWGAYTGVTEGNRWQVKRISVNPGASLSLQMHHHRAEHWVVVKGTALVERDGEQQLVGENQSTYIPLGCKHRLSNPGRIPVELIEVQSGEYLGEDDIVRFEDRYGRSDQRMPVQS; encoded by the coding sequence GTGGCCAGCACCCCTCTGATCCCTGTGATCCTCTGCGGTGGCACAGGCACACGGCTCTGGCCCCTGTCCCGCGCCAGTTACCCGAAGCAGTACTGGCCCCTCAGCGGGCATGGCGACACCACCTTGATGCAGCAGACCCAGCAGCGGCTGGAGGGTCTCGATGGCCTCGAGGCACCGTTGCTGATCTGCAATGAAGACCATCGCTTCATTGTGGCCGAGCAGATGCGGCAGATCGGCGTTGAACCCAACGCCATCCTGCTGGAACCAATGGGACGGAACACCGCTCCAGCCGTCACGGTGGCGGCGCTGCAGGCCACGGCTGAAGGGAAGGACCCATTGCTGCTGGTGCTGGCTGCCGACCACTTGATCCGCGATGCGAAGCAATTCCGCCAGGCGGTGGATGCCGGTAGATCCGCTGCAGAGGCCGGTCGCTTGGTGACCTTCGGGATCGTTCCCACCGCTCCGGAAACCGGCTACGGCTACATCGAGGCAGCCGAACCCTTCAGCGGCGAATCCATGGGTGAGGTGCCGATCGCCCGCTTCGTGGAAAAACCGGACCGGGCCACCGCAGAGCAATTCTTGGCCACCGGCCGCTTCACCTGGAACAGCGGCATGTTCCTGTTCAGGGCCAGCGCCATGCTGGGGGAGCTTGAGCGCCTGGCACCGGAGGTGGTGAGCTGTTGCCGTGCCGCCCTTGAACAGGACGTCGCCGATCTGGACTTTCTGCGACTGGAGCGGGAAGCCTTCGCCAAGTGCCCCAACGTGGCCATTGATGTGGCGGTGATGGAGAAGACGGAGCTGGGTTCAGTGCTGCCGTTGGATGCCGGCTGGAGTGACGTGGGCAGCTGGAGTGCGCTCTGGGAAACCGCGGACCGTGACGGTGACGGCAACGTGCTGCAGGGGCGGGTGATCAACAAGGGCAGTCGCAACTGCTATTTGCGCAGCGAACACCGCCTGGTGGTGGGTCTTGGCGTAGAGAACCTGGTGGTGGTGGAAACGGACGATGCCGTGCTGATCGCCGATCGCTCCAAGGCCCAGGAGATCAAATCGGTGGTCAAGCAACTGGAGGCGGATGGCAGCCCGGAAGGCAAGGCCCACCGCAAGATTTACCGCCCCTGGGGTGCCTACACCGGCGTCACCGAGGGCAACCGCTGGCAGGTAAAACGTATTTCGGTGAACCCCGGCGCCAGCCTGTCATTGCAGATGCACCATCACCGGGCTGAGCACTGGGTGGTGGTGAAAGGCACGGCCCTGGTGGAGCGGGATGGTGAACAGCAACTGGTGGGTGAAAACCAGAGCACCTACATCCCGCTGGGCTGCAAACACCGCCTGTCCAACCCCGGTCGCATCCCAGTGGAGCTGATCGAAGTGCAGAGCGGTGAATATCTCGGCGAAGACGACATCGTGCGCTTCGAGGACCGCTACGGCCGCAGCGATCAGCGCATGCCCGTCCAGTCCTGA
- the rimM gene encoding ribosome maturation factor RimM (Essential for efficient processing of 16S rRNA): MAESEDWLIVGKLVGAQGLQGELRVNPASDFPERFTTPGSRWLQGRKGGEPKEVQLKKGRQLPGKSLFIVRLEGIDSRDAAEALVGQELLVPASDRPELEEGEFHLLDLVGLEGRLHPDEPAIGVVTDLISGGNDLLELKTSAGRTMLIPFVESIVPEVHLEAGWLLLTPPPGLLDL, from the coding sequence ATGGCCGAGAGCGAAGACTGGCTGATCGTAGGCAAGCTGGTGGGCGCTCAGGGACTGCAGGGTGAACTTCGGGTGAACCCCGCCAGCGATTTCCCGGAACGCTTCACCACCCCTGGCAGCCGTTGGCTGCAGGGACGCAAGGGCGGAGAACCCAAGGAAGTTCAACTCAAGAAAGGACGCCAGCTTCCGGGCAAGTCGTTGTTCATCGTGCGCCTGGAGGGCATCGACAGCCGCGATGCAGCAGAGGCGCTGGTGGGTCAGGAGCTGCTGGTGCCCGCCAGTGACCGCCCCGAGCTTGAGGAGGGCGAATTCCATCTGTTGGATCTTGTTGGTCTGGAGGGCCGCTTGCACCCCGACGAGCCCGCCATCGGAGTCGTGACCGACCTGATCAGTGGTGGCAACGATCTGCTGGAGCTGAAGACATCCGCAGGTCGCACGATGCTGATTCCCTTTGTGGAATCGATCGTGCCTGAGGTACACCTCGAGGCGGGCTGGTTGCTGCTCACCCCGCCGCCTGGACTGCTGGATCTCTGA
- a CDS encoding NAD(P)H dehydrogenase subunit NdhS yields MASAAAPILPGATVTVQDVTSIYNGYTGFVQRISGDRAAVLFEGGNWDKLVTMRLKDLQPA; encoded by the coding sequence ATGGCGTCTGCTGCTGCACCGATTCTTCCGGGCGCTACGGTCACGGTCCAAGACGTGACCTCGATTTACAACGGTTACACCGGTTTCGTGCAGCGCATCAGCGGTGATCGTGCTGCTGTGCTGTTCGAAGGTGGCAACTGGGACAAGCTGGTGACGATGCGGTTGAAGGACCTGCAGCCCGCCTAA
- a CDS encoding ion transporter yields MASDRSLRQRLRSTVLEATTPAGKLYNVLIFGAILLSVLALLLEPDPLGNSALRQTNVVWIDVAQNICLAVFAADFVLHLLLVEQPRRYLFSFYGLIDASAVLFFFVPQIRSELLLWVFKFGRILRVFKLLKFIDEARVLGQALRGSARTICVYLFFVFLLQVVLGYFIFVIESASPDSQFQTVSNGVYWAIVTMTTVGYGDLVPQTALGRLLASVVMMLGFGIIAIPTGLLTVSGVRHQQKQRGITCSACGRQGHSDDARHCDQCGTSLPTRV; encoded by the coding sequence ATGGCGTCGGATCGCAGCCTGCGACAACGCCTGCGCTCCACGGTGCTGGAGGCAACCACTCCCGCAGGCAAGCTATACAACGTCTTGATTTTCGGGGCGATCCTGCTCAGCGTTCTGGCCTTGCTGCTGGAGCCGGACCCTCTGGGAAATTCGGCCCTGCGTCAGACCAATGTGGTCTGGATCGATGTGGCCCAGAACATCTGTCTGGCTGTGTTTGCGGCCGACTTCGTTCTGCACCTGCTCTTGGTGGAGCAACCGCGGCGATATCTGTTCAGCTTCTACGGGTTGATTGACGCCTCAGCGGTGCTGTTTTTCTTCGTGCCGCAGATTCGCAGTGAACTGCTGCTGTGGGTGTTCAAGTTCGGGCGCATCCTGCGGGTGTTCAAGCTGCTCAAGTTCATTGATGAAGCCCGCGTGCTCGGGCAGGCGTTGCGAGGCAGTGCCCGCACCATCTGCGTTTACCTGTTTTTTGTCTTCCTGTTGCAGGTGGTGCTGGGGTACTTCATCTTCGTGATTGAAAGTGCCAGCCCAGACTCCCAATTTCAGACGGTGTCGAACGGGGTGTACTGGGCCATCGTCACGATGACCACCGTGGGCTATGGGGATCTTGTTCCTCAGACGGCTCTTGGACGTTTACTGGCCTCCGTGGTGATGATGCTGGGCTTCGGCATCATTGCGATCCCCACCGGGTTGCTCACGGTTTCAGGGGTTCGGCACCAGCAAAAACAGCGGGGAATCACCTGCTCCGCCTGCGGCCGGCAAGGACACAGTGATGATGCCCGCCACTGTGATCAGTGCGGAACGTCGTTGCCGACAAGGGTCTGA
- the rnc gene encoding ribonuclease III, whose amino-acid sequence MDQARRDSLQSLIRRLSLEDLDSPTLLLEVERAMTHTSSGRTDHNERLEFLGDAVLRLAATLYLDRHHPDLTVGDSSSLRAQLVSDRWLAELGERIDIETCLLLGAKALGDAAARATIRADATEALIGALYRASGSLEPILGWLTPHWHRTSVDVLAAPHRFNGKTTLQEWSQGQGLGLPEYSTEERSQSHGDPQRFRSTVRVASQVLAEGHGRSRKEAEQNAAIAAAQTLVGNDVPH is encoded by the coding sequence GTGGACCAAGCGCGTCGTGACTCTCTGCAGAGCCTGATCAGGCGGCTAAGCCTGGAGGACCTGGACAGCCCGACCCTCCTTCTGGAGGTGGAACGCGCCATGACCCATACCTCGAGCGGACGAACCGACCACAACGAGCGGCTTGAGTTCCTCGGCGATGCGGTGCTGCGTCTTGCGGCAACGCTCTATCTCGACCGCCACCATCCTGATTTGACCGTGGGCGACAGCTCAAGCCTTCGCGCCCAGCTCGTGAGTGATCGCTGGCTGGCGGAGCTGGGGGAAAGGATCGACATCGAAACCTGCTTGCTCCTCGGGGCCAAAGCGCTGGGTGATGCAGCTGCTCGAGCGACGATTCGCGCTGATGCCACCGAAGCACTGATCGGAGCCCTCTACAGAGCAAGCGGCAGCCTTGAGCCGATCCTGGGTTGGCTCACCCCCCACTGGCATCGCACCAGTGTTGACGTGCTGGCGGCACCCCATCGTTTCAACGGCAAGACCACGCTGCAGGAGTGGAGCCAGGGTCAGGGATTGGGCCTCCCGGAGTACAGCACTGAAGAACGGAGCCAAAGCCATGGCGATCCACAGCGATTCCGCAGCACGGTGCGTGTGGCCAGCCAAGTGTTGGCCGAAGGCCACGGACGCTCGCGCAAGGAGGCCGAACAAAACGCTGCGATCGCAGCCGCTCAGACCCTTGTCGGCAACGACGTTCCGCACTGA
- a CDS encoding glycogen/starch/alpha-glucan phosphorylase: MTTSQPLDLRLPTPGCYNDPERAGLDAKSVFDGMTEHLFFTLGKLAPTASRHDLYMALSYAVRDRLMMRYLATTEAMRAHPQKSVAYLSAEFLIGPQLNNNLLNLGIQQEAEAALRNFGIESLQQILDVEEEPGLGNGGLGRLAACYLESLASLKIPATGYGIRYEFGIFDQLIRDGWQVEITDKWLKGGWPWELPQPDEACFVGFGGRTESYIDDKGSYRSRWIPAEHAIGIPHDVPVLGYRVNICDRLRLWRADATESFDFYAFNIGDYYGAVEEKVGSETLSKVLYPNDGTDEGRRLRLKQQHFFVSCSLQDMLRSLDNRGLPVEDFPKYWTVQLNDTHPAIAVAELMRLLIDDRHMDWDKAWDITSRSVAYTNHTLLPEALEKWDLNLFGNLLPRHLELIYEINRRFLQQLRLRYPGNDAIQRKLSIIDEDGSKAVRMAHLATIGAHHVNGVAALHSDLVKTDLLPEFAELWPEKFTNVTNGVTPRRWVALANPELSTLLNEHIGEDWISNMENLRKLEERQNDQGFLEHWGNTKLSVKRKLASYIHRNTGVLVDPSTLFDVQVKRIHEYKRQHLNALQVITQYLRIKNGRADGMAPRTVIFGGKAAPGYYMAKLIIRFINGIAETVNADPDMDGRLRVVFLPDYNVKLGEQVYPASDLSEQISTAGKEASGTGNMKFAMNGALTIGTLDGANVEIRELVGAENFFLFGKTVEEINELKQSGYNPGAFINAMPELQEALRLIEMGHFSNGDSELFRPLLDNLTGNDPFFVMADFADYLRAQEAVSLAWTDRMHWNRMSLLNTARTGFFSSDRSIGEYCKNIWNVDPLNVEITCDVR; the protein is encoded by the coding sequence ATGACAACGTCCCAACCCCTCGACCTGCGCCTGCCGACCCCCGGCTGTTACAACGATCCCGAACGGGCTGGCCTAGACGCCAAGAGCGTCTTCGACGGCATGACCGAGCACCTGTTCTTCACCCTCGGCAAGCTCGCTCCTACCGCCAGCCGCCATGACCTCTACATGGCGCTGAGCTATGCGGTGCGCGACCGCCTGATGATGCGCTATCTCGCCACCACTGAGGCGATGCGAGCCCATCCCCAGAAGTCTGTCGCTTACCTCTCGGCAGAGTTCCTGATCGGGCCCCAGCTGAACAACAATCTGCTGAACCTCGGGATTCAACAGGAAGCCGAGGCAGCGCTTCGGAACTTCGGGATCGAATCCCTCCAGCAGATCCTGGATGTGGAGGAAGAACCTGGACTTGGCAACGGTGGTTTGGGACGCCTGGCGGCCTGCTATTTGGAGTCCCTCGCCAGCTTGAAGATCCCCGCCACGGGCTATGGCATCCGCTACGAATTCGGCATCTTCGACCAGCTGATCCGCGATGGCTGGCAGGTGGAGATCACCGACAAGTGGCTGAAGGGCGGCTGGCCCTGGGAACTGCCCCAGCCTGATGAAGCCTGCTTCGTTGGCTTCGGTGGCCGTACCGAGAGCTACATCGACGACAAGGGCAGCTACCGCTCCCGCTGGATTCCCGCCGAGCACGCCATCGGAATCCCCCACGATGTCCCCGTGCTGGGTTATCGCGTCAACATCTGCGATCGACTGCGGCTCTGGCGCGCCGATGCCACCGAGAGCTTCGACTTTTATGCCTTCAACATCGGCGATTACTACGGCGCCGTTGAGGAAAAGGTGGGCAGCGAAACCCTCTCCAAGGTGCTGTATCCCAACGATGGCACCGATGAAGGTCGCCGTCTGCGACTGAAGCAGCAGCACTTCTTCGTGAGCTGCTCCCTGCAGGACATGCTGCGCAGTCTCGACAACCGCGGGCTACCCGTTGAGGACTTCCCCAAGTACTGGACCGTTCAGCTCAACGACACCCACCCCGCCATCGCTGTTGCGGAGCTGATGCGTCTGCTGATCGACGACCGCCACATGGATTGGGACAAAGCTTGGGACATCACCTCCCGTTCCGTCGCTTACACCAACCACACCCTGCTTCCGGAGGCACTGGAGAAGTGGGACCTGAACCTGTTCGGCAACCTGCTGCCCCGCCATCTGGAACTGATCTACGAGATCAACCGTCGCTTCCTCCAGCAGCTGCGTCTGCGTTACCCCGGCAACGACGCTATCCAGCGCAAGTTGTCGATCATCGATGAAGACGGCAGCAAGGCTGTGCGCATGGCCCACCTGGCCACCATCGGTGCCCACCATGTGAATGGCGTGGCGGCACTGCACTCCGATTTGGTCAAGACCGATCTGCTGCCGGAATTCGCTGAGCTCTGGCCCGAGAAGTTCACCAACGTGACCAATGGCGTCACCCCACGCCGTTGGGTGGCCCTGGCCAACCCCGAGCTGTCCACCCTGCTCAACGAGCACATCGGCGAGGACTGGATCTCCAACATGGAGAACCTGCGCAAGCTGGAGGAGCGCCAGAACGACCAGGGCTTCCTTGAGCACTGGGGCAACACCAAGCTGTCGGTGAAGCGCAAGCTGGCCAGCTACATCCATCGCAACACCGGTGTGCTGGTGGATCCCTCCACGTTGTTCGACGTGCAGGTGAAGCGCATCCACGAGTACAAGCGCCAGCACCTCAATGCGCTGCAGGTGATCACCCAGTACCTGCGTATCAAGAACGGTCGAGCCGACGGCATGGCCCCCCGCACCGTGATCTTCGGTGGCAAGGCCGCTCCCGGCTACTACATGGCCAAGCTGATCATCCGCTTCATCAACGGCATCGCCGAGACCGTCAACGCCGATCCCGACATGGACGGCCGCCTGCGGGTGGTGTTCCTGCCGGATTACAACGTGAAGCTCGGCGAGCAGGTCTACCCCGCCTCCGACCTCTCCGAGCAGATCTCCACCGCCGGCAAGGAAGCCTCCGGCACCGGCAACATGAAGTTCGCCATGAACGGTGCCCTCACCATCGGCACCCTAGATGGCGCCAATGTGGAGATCCGCGAGCTGGTGGGCGCTGAGAACTTCTTCCTGTTCGGCAAGACCGTGGAGGAGATCAACGAACTCAAGCAGAGCGGTTACAACCCCGGCGCATTCATCAACGCCATGCCTGAGCTGCAGGAAGCACTGCGCTTGATCGAGATGGGCCACTTCAGCAATGGCGACAGCGAGCTGTTCCGTCCGCTGCTGGACAACCTCACCGGCAACGATCCGTTCTTCGTGATGGCGGACTTCGCCGACTACCTGCGGGCCCAGGAGGCCGTCAGCCTCGCCTGGACTGATCGCATGCACTGGAACCGCATGTCGCTGCTGAACACCGCCCGAACCGGGTTCTTCTCCTCTGACCGATCCATCGGCGAGTACTGCAAGAACATCTGGAACGTCGATCCCCTCAACGTCGAAATCACCTGCGACGTGCGCTGA